A region from the Lolium perenne isolate Kyuss_39 chromosome 4, Kyuss_2.0, whole genome shotgun sequence genome encodes:
- the LOC127347598 gene encoding BTB/POZ and MATH domain-containing protein 6-like, protein MSRPPSPSSVGGDISHAAADRPTPQWTASQLVWSGKPSIICFIAEVSEYNRLHISEFDEGGCNWCAKIYPDGCKGSSDAGWVSVFLQLHRGSGIEDEATMAQFSVSLLDQDGEPVPSYRRNSSTIRRLGSKDQYGYRWFIAGQDLKRYLRDDCFRVRCEVIVNNIYGKPMVAPRPVVVPPSDLQRQLLSLLRSQ, encoded by the coding sequence ATGTCACGTCCACCGTCTCCTTCTTCCGTCGGTGGCGACATCAGTCACGCCGCCGCCGATAGGCCAACGCCACAGTGGACCGCCTCCCAATTGGTGTGGAGCGGCAAGCCCTCGATCATCTGCTTCATCGCCGAGGTCAGTGAGTACAATCGCCTACACATCAGCGAGTTCGATGAAGGGGGTTGCAACTGGTGCGCGAAGATCTACCCCGACGGCTGCAAGGGTTCGTCCGATGCCGGCTGGGTCTCCGTCTTCCTGCAGCTTCACCGTGGAAGTGGCATCGAGGACGAGGCCACCATGGCGCAGTTCAGCGTCAGCTTGCTCGACCAGGACGGGGAGCCGGTGCCGTCCTACAGAAGAAACAGCTCCACGATCCGCCGCCTCGGTTCCAAAGACCAATATGGGTATCGCTGGTTTATCGCGGGCCAAGACTTGAAGAGATACCTAAGAGATGATTGTTTCAGGGTCAGGTGCGAAGTCATCGTCAACAATATCTACGGGAAGCCCATGGTCGCTCCACGGCCTGTCGTGGTGCCGCCATCCGACCTGCAACGGCAGCTCCTCTCCCTCCTGAGGAGCCAATGA